In Virgibacillus sp. NKC19-16, a single genomic region encodes these proteins:
- a CDS encoding tRNA dihydrouridine synthase, protein MKDNFWRDLPRPFFILAPMEDVTNVVFRHVVSAAARPDVFFTEFTNSESYCHPEGIYSVRGRLTFTEDEQPMVAHIWGDNPEHFRQMSIGMAKEGFRGLDINMGCPAPNVSRNGKGCGLIRRPEVAAELIQAAKAGGLPVSVKTRLGYTNVDEWREWLRHVLNTDIVNLSIHLRTKKEMSKVDAHWELIPEIKKLRDEVAPNTLLTINGDIPDRQTGLELVNQYGVDGVMIGRGIFKNPFAFEKLPKEHSSKELLDLLRLQLDLHDKYSELEPRPFRPLRRFFKIYVRGYRGASELRNQLMSTESTDEVRALIDDFDVDGAEKL, encoded by the coding sequence ATGAAAGATAACTTTTGGCGTGATTTACCACGGCCGTTTTTTATACTGGCGCCAATGGAAGATGTGACGAACGTTGTTTTTCGCCATGTCGTAAGCGCGGCAGCCAGACCTGATGTGTTTTTTACAGAGTTTACAAACTCAGAGAGTTATTGTCATCCAGAGGGGATCTATAGTGTGCGTGGACGTTTGACATTTACAGAGGATGAACAGCCAATGGTAGCTCATATATGGGGAGACAATCCTGAACATTTTCGGCAAATGAGTATTGGTATGGCGAAAGAAGGATTTAGGGGTCTGGATATCAATATGGGATGTCCTGCACCTAATGTGTCACGTAATGGGAAGGGATGTGGCCTTATCCGACGTCCAGAAGTTGCAGCAGAGCTCATACAAGCAGCAAAAGCAGGGGGACTGCCTGTAAGTGTGAAGACACGGCTTGGTTACACGAATGTAGACGAATGGCGAGAATGGCTGAGGCACGTATTGAATACTGACATTGTTAATCTTTCCATTCATCTGCGTACAAAAAAGGAAATGAGCAAAGTCGATGCGCATTGGGAACTAATACCGGAGATTAAGAAACTTCGTGACGAGGTGGCACCAAATACACTTTTGACGATCAATGGAGATATCCCTGACCGCCAAACTGGTTTGGAGCTCGTTAACCAATACGGCGTTGATGGGGTTATGATTGGACGTGGTATTTTTAAAAATCCATTTGCCTTTGAAAAGCTGCCGAAAGAGCATAGTAGTAAGGAATTGCTTGATCTCTTAAGGTTGCAGCTGGATCTCCATGATAAATATTCAGAATTAGAACCTCGTCCGTTCAGACCTCTTCGTCGTTTTTTTAAGATATATGTCCGTGGGTATCGAGGAGCGAGTGAATTAAGAAATCAATTGATGAGCACAGAATCAACAGATGAAGTGCGTGCATTGATTGATGACTTTGATGTTGATGGGGCTGAGAAACTGTAG
- the cyoE gene encoding heme o synthase encodes MNNEESASAQKLDRSVASNNNIIRDIKSLLKMKVLIANVFPVFTGFWLAVYFTGGSFTEQLSTFLLTLIGSTLIIAGALLFNNWYEVDLDKEMKRTQTRPTVTGNISLQTVFRMAAVSTVLGFILMLFTTLEATLYAMLGWFVYVVLYTMWSKRKYTLNTVIGSLSGAFTPLIGWAAIQPAFHIVPIVLFLILFIWQIPHTFAIAIKRHDEYKAAGVPMLPVVHGFAFTKRQIVVYVACLLPLPIFLTTFGTTFIVLATLLNVGFLYLAIRGFFTKDNLKWAQTIFIYSLSYLFVLFLMMIISTLPVFG; translated from the coding sequence ATGAACAATGAGGAATCAGCTTCCGCGCAGAAGTTGGACAGGTCAGTTGCATCAAACAATAACATAATTCGTGATATCAAATCACTTTTAAAAATGAAGGTGTTAATCGCAAATGTTTTCCCTGTTTTTACAGGTTTCTGGTTAGCAGTTTATTTTACCGGTGGTTCTTTTACAGAGCAGTTGTCCACGTTTCTGCTAACGTTAATTGGTAGTACATTAATCATAGCAGGCGCACTTCTTTTTAATAATTGGTATGAAGTTGACCTTGATAAAGAAATGAAACGCACGCAAACACGTCCTACTGTAACTGGGAACATTTCACTTCAAACGGTATTTAGAATGGCAGCAGTGTCCACAGTGCTTGGATTCATCTTAATGCTGTTTACTACGCTCGAAGCAACGTTATATGCTATGCTTGGATGGTTTGTCTATGTCGTTTTATATACCATGTGGTCGAAACGAAAATATACACTCAATACGGTAATCGGCAGCCTGTCAGGTGCATTTACACCTTTAATCGGATGGGCAGCGATACAACCTGCTTTTCATATCGTACCAATCGTTTTGTTTCTCATTTTATTTATTTGGCAAATACCGCACACATTTGCCATTGCAATCAAGAGACATGACGAATACAAAGCTGCAGGCGTTCCGATGTTACCGGTTGTACATGGTTTTGCGTTTACAAAACGGCAGATTGTTGTCTATGTCGCGTGTTTACTCCCATTACCGATTTTTTTAACAACATTTGGTACAACCTTTATCGTACTGGCCACATTACTTAATGTTGGATTTTTATATTTGGCTATACGCGGGTTTTTCACAAAAGACAATCTTAAATGGGCTCAAACTATTTTTATATATTCACTAAGTTATTTATTCGTTTTATTTTTAATGATGATTATCAGTACGTTACCTGTTTTTGGCTAG
- a CDS encoding GNAT family N-acetyltransferase, which yields MATINKGENKFYVGDDIKDPLAEITFIENGDNRLVIDHTYVSDELRGQGIAGELVEKVVMRAREKGKKLCHYVRMPKANWKKRQNIMTYWRISKIGMEIRTSLVEGF from the coding sequence ATGGCTACTATCAATAAAGGCGAAAATAAATTTTATGTAGGAGACGATATAAAAGATCCATTGGCTGAAATTACGTTTATAGAAAATGGTGATAATAGACTTGTTATCGATCACACCTATGTATCGGACGAGCTTCGTGGACAAGGTATTGCTGGAGAATTAGTAGAAAAAGTAGTAATGCGCGCGCGGGAAAAAGGGAAAAAATTATGCCATTATGTCCGTATGCCAAAAGCAAACTGGAAAAAACGTCAGAATATCATGACGTACTGGAGAATCAGTAAAATAGGTATGGAAATCAGGACCTCTCTTGTTGAGGGGTTCTGA
- a CDS encoding excisionase family DNA-binding protein, with product MYLTIPETAEFLSIEEPQIRALVLQGRIRAAYDGKQYMINKHQFDTHFKQVETYRKMIQDYLNEPLPEDIDVKDED from the coding sequence ATGTACCTTACAATCCCAGAAACCGCTGAATTTCTGTCTATAGAAGAGCCTCAAATTAGAGCGCTCGTTTTGCAAGGGCGTATTCGTGCTGCTTATGATGGAAAACAGTACATGATTAACAAGCACCAATTCGATACACATTTCAAGCAGGTAGAAACGTATCGAAAAATGATTCAGGATTATTTAAATGAGCCGCTACCTGAAGATATTGATGTGAAGGATGAGGATTAG
- a CDS encoding RluA family pseudouridine synthase — MSNKQQNRKQGDSFIYTVKEQTELLPFLLEAMSNRSRNSVKSILTRGQVTVDDHIETKHNYSLYPGQTVTILKNKAAIKESALIGMSILHEDEDIIVINKEAGLLSIATEKEKKQTAHHQLMEYVRREDPQNRVFVVHRLDKDTSGVMMFAKNEQTKRLMQDAWRENVNERTYAALVEGEMAKEKGYVSSWIKESKTRLMYSSPKKNDGQHAITHYKVIQSNKELSLLEVQLETGRKNQIRVHMQDLGNPVVGDKKYGSKQNVIRRLGLHAKVLAFKHPTSGELLRFEADVPKSFLMKSR; from the coding sequence ATGTCTAATAAACAACAAAACAGAAAACAAGGAGATTCGTTTATTTACACTGTTAAAGAACAAACAGAGCTGCTGCCGTTTTTACTTGAGGCAATGTCCAATCGTAGTCGAAACTCAGTAAAATCTATTCTCACCCGCGGCCAGGTTACTGTTGATGACCATATCGAAACAAAACACAATTATTCACTCTATCCAGGCCAAACCGTTACCATTTTAAAAAACAAGGCGGCAATAAAAGAAAGTGCATTAATTGGGATGTCAATTTTACACGAAGATGAGGACATCATTGTCATTAATAAAGAGGCTGGCTTACTTTCCATCGCTACCGAAAAGGAGAAGAAGCAAACCGCTCATCATCAATTGATGGAGTATGTCCGTCGCGAAGATCCACAAAACAGAGTTTTCGTTGTGCATCGGCTCGATAAGGACACGTCAGGCGTTATGATGTTTGCGAAAAATGAACAAACGAAGCGTTTGATGCAAGATGCATGGAGAGAAAATGTAAACGAACGAACTTACGCGGCGTTAGTAGAAGGGGAAATGGCGAAGGAGAAAGGATATGTTTCCTCATGGATAAAGGAAAGTAAAACCCGTTTGATGTATTCCAGTCCAAAGAAAAATGACGGACAGCATGCGATTACACATTATAAAGTTATCCAATCCAACAAAGAACTTTCCTTACTGGAAGTTCAGCTCGAAACAGGCCGGAAAAATCAAATCCGCGTACATATGCAGGATCTGGGTAATCCGGTTGTTGGTGATAAAAAGTATGGCTCCAAGCAAAATGTTATAAGACGGCTTGGTCTTCATGCGAAGGTTTTGGCTTTTAAGCATCCAACTTCAGGTGAATTATTGCGATTTGAAGCGGATGTTCCGAAGTCGTTTTTGATGAAGTCCAGGTGA
- a CDS encoding reverse transcriptase-like protein: MQVRIEITYQTPKGAETAFTSDQMYAPKALLFAEDLEKTGRMKNIQFIDTRETTWNFKQLKKQLEEIKTEPHNVTVFFDGGFDLETRKSGLGCAIYYEQNKKSFRLRKNALVEELDTNNEAEYAALHLAIKELELLGVHHLPVTVVGDSQVVINQLKEDWPCYEKELAKWADRIENKIAQLGIEAAYELVSRKKNREADHLASQALKEIEIISTKEIDY; encoded by the coding sequence ATGCAAGTCAGAATCGAAATAACCTACCAAACACCAAAAGGAGCAGAAACAGCCTTTACTTCAGACCAAATGTATGCCCCAAAGGCTTTATTATTTGCTGAAGATCTGGAAAAAACAGGCCGCATGAAAAATATACAGTTCATCGATACGAGGGAAACCACGTGGAATTTTAAGCAATTAAAGAAGCAGCTGGAGGAAATCAAAACAGAACCACATAATGTTACAGTTTTCTTTGATGGTGGCTTTGATCTGGAAACGAGAAAATCAGGGCTTGGCTGTGCGATCTATTATGAACAGAACAAAAAATCATTTCGACTGCGAAAAAATGCCTTGGTGGAGGAACTCGATACGAATAACGAGGCAGAATACGCTGCCCTGCATCTTGCTATAAAAGAGTTAGAGCTTCTTGGCGTCCATCATTTGCCCGTTACGGTAGTTGGTGATTCTCAAGTCGTTATTAATCAGTTAAAAGAAGATTGGCCCTGTTATGAGAAGGAGTTAGCCAAATGGGCGGATCGGATTGAAAATAAAATTGCTCAATTAGGAATAGAAGCTGCATATGAACTTGTTTCCCGGAAAAAGAATCGTGAAGCAGATCATCTCGCATCTCAAGCTTTAAAAGAAATTGAAATAATAAGCACGAAAGAAATCGACTACTAA
- a CDS encoding DUF6933 domain-containing protein: MKLSTNTLKRQNINEVTGMLLLQVTKKLAEQLNIKTSKDQLVDNDLLYSWHAHMFLYKRRKYVLVMNNKSRYNFILGGLVKKDFMKFDELMKNGIRKNLLADGFDTKVVDKYMEQCDSVNYAPTSMRNIISQINDTILITKHMWEADEIQPPDLDKTNRRNNKVPFLQLPESHSLDAMKNGMKNVED, from the coding sequence ATGAAACTGTCTACGAATACGTTGAAAAGACAAAATATAAATGAGGTGACAGGTATGCTACTACTTCAAGTAACCAAAAAGCTCGCTGAACAATTAAATATAAAAACATCCAAAGATCAGTTAGTGGACAATGATCTGCTATATTCCTGGCATGCGCATATGTTCCTCTATAAAAGAAGGAAATATGTGTTGGTCATGAATAATAAATCCCGATATAACTTTATTCTGGGCGGTTTGGTTAAGAAAGATTTTATGAAATTTGATGAACTGATGAAAAACGGGATCAGGAAGAATTTGCTGGCAGATGGTTTTGACACGAAAGTAGTGGATAAATATATGGAACAATGTGATTCGGTGAATTATGCACCTACCAGCATGCGTAATATCATTTCCCAGATAAATGATACGATTTTAATTACAAAGCATATGTGGGAAGCGGATGAAATACAGCCACCTGATTTGGATAAAACCAACCGGAGAAATAATAAAGTTCCATTTCTCCAATTGCCTGAGAGTCATTCGCTGGACGCGATGAAAAATGGAATGAAAAACGTGGAGGATTGA
- a CDS encoding DmpA family aminopeptidase, with product MPLPKGKSNCITDVQDVKVGHVTLYEKIDEVTTICTGVTAILPHKGNLFNQKTRAASAVLNGYGKTTGLVQMEELGLLESPIMLTNTFSVGAVWQGTLQYMIDENKEIGDSTSTINLVVGECNDSYLNSIRHQAIKPKHAVQAIKSATNKPALEGAIGAGKGMVCFGYKGGIGTASREVTAAGENYTVGCLVLSNFGKREQALFADWNKLEMNTPDGSIMMIIATDAPLYDRQLKRLAKRCTTGLARTGSHMDNGSGDIAIAFSTANRYSHNRNTAVESLNFIRDDHTIMNQLFQAVTETTEEAIISSLKHAETTEGRNGRVVEKAPLQKD from the coding sequence ATGCCTCTCCCAAAAGGAAAATCCAATTGCATTACAGATGTCCAGGATGTGAAAGTAGGACACGTCACATTATATGAAAAAATCGATGAAGTAACTACAATCTGCACAGGCGTCACCGCTATCCTTCCACATAAAGGCAATCTTTTCAATCAGAAAACTCGTGCAGCCAGTGCAGTGCTCAACGGTTATGGAAAAACGACAGGTCTCGTCCAAATGGAAGAACTGGGTCTATTGGAATCGCCAATCATGTTAACAAACACATTTAGTGTTGGAGCAGTATGGCAAGGTACCCTGCAGTACATGATTGACGAAAATAAGGAAATTGGTGATTCAACAAGTACAATCAATCTCGTTGTAGGCGAGTGTAATGACAGCTATCTAAATTCCATTCGGCATCAGGCAATCAAGCCCAAACATGCCGTTCAAGCTATTAAAAGCGCAACAAACAAGCCTGCCTTAGAAGGTGCTATTGGAGCCGGCAAAGGGATGGTCTGCTTTGGCTATAAAGGCGGAATCGGAACAGCTTCACGTGAAGTAACTGCTGCAGGGGAAAACTACACAGTTGGCTGCCTCGTTTTGAGTAATTTTGGCAAAAGGGAGCAGGCACTATTTGCGGATTGGAACAAACTCGAAATGAACACACCTGATGGCTCCATTATGATGATCATTGCAACAGATGCACCCCTTTACGACCGCCAATTAAAGCGGCTAGCGAAGCGTTGTACAACTGGACTCGCACGCACGGGAAGCCATATGGATAACGGCAGTGGCGACATTGCTATAGCATTTTCTACTGCTAACAGGTATTCCCATAACAGAAATACCGCTGTAGAGTCTCTGAACTTTATTCGTGATGACCACACAATAATGAACCAATTGTTTCAGGCGGTTACCGAAACAACGGAAGAAGCAATTATCAGCTCACTTAAACATGCCGAAACGACAGAAGGCAGAAATGGACGGGTTGTGGAGAAAGCTCCATTACAGAAGGATTGA
- the ribD gene encoding bifunctional diaminohydroxyphosphoribosylaminopyrimidine deaminase/5-amino-6-(5-phosphoribosylamino)uracil reductase RibD: MNDEDYMRYALDLARGVSAQTSPNPPVGAVVVKDGDIIGLGAHLKAGEAHAEVHALEMAGDKTKGATIYVTLEPCSHHGKTPPCADLIVEKGIERAVIAVADPNEKVAGQGIEKLLNANIQVDLGVLGNEAEEVNAVFFHYTKTKTPFVTVKSAVSLDGKTATKTGDSKWITGEEARLDVHHYRHKHDAILVGVNTVIADNPKLTTRLPNSGKNPVRIILDTNLRTPLDATIITDNEAPTWIFTGRNVIEQEKAPFLKKPQVDVIQLDEEQIDIDTVLGILGERKVMSVYVEGGSEVNGSFLKKQRINQFVMYMAPKLIGGKDAPTSFTGEGFQHIAEVLGLTIKQVVMIGEDIKVIAEPRKEVSDVYRNN, encoded by the coding sequence TTGAATGACGAAGATTATATGCGATACGCGCTAGACCTAGCCCGCGGAGTTTCAGCGCAAACGAGCCCGAATCCCCCAGTCGGCGCAGTTGTTGTGAAAGACGGGGATATCATTGGGCTTGGTGCTCACTTAAAAGCAGGGGAAGCTCATGCAGAAGTGCATGCACTCGAAATGGCTGGGGATAAAACGAAAGGTGCAACGATATATGTCACGCTTGAACCATGCTCCCACCATGGTAAAACCCCGCCATGTGCTGATCTGATTGTAGAAAAAGGTATAGAACGGGCAGTTATTGCGGTAGCGGATCCAAATGAAAAGGTGGCAGGTCAAGGTATTGAAAAGCTTCTTAATGCTAATATACAAGTAGATCTTGGTGTATTGGGAAATGAAGCTGAAGAAGTAAATGCAGTATTTTTCCATTATACCAAAACCAAGACACCGTTTGTAACAGTAAAATCTGCTGTCAGCCTGGATGGAAAGACAGCGACAAAAACTGGTGATAGCAAATGGATAACCGGTGAAGAAGCTAGGCTTGATGTACATCATTACCGGCATAAGCATGACGCAATTTTAGTAGGTGTCAACACCGTAATTGCAGATAATCCCAAGCTTACTACAAGACTTCCCAATAGCGGGAAAAACCCGGTACGCATCATTTTGGACACCAACTTAAGAACGCCATTGGATGCTACTATTATTACTGATAATGAAGCCCCAACGTGGATTTTTACCGGAAGAAATGTAATAGAACAAGAAAAGGCTCCTTTTTTGAAAAAGCCTCAGGTGGATGTTATTCAGCTTGACGAGGAACAGATCGATATAGATACGGTGCTTGGGATTCTGGGTGAGAGAAAAGTTATGTCTGTATATGTAGAAGGCGGATCTGAGGTTAATGGCTCTTTTTTAAAAAAACAACGAATTAATCAGTTTGTTATGTATATGGCGCCAAAGTTAATTGGCGGAAAAGATGCACCAACATCATTTACAGGCGAAGGATTTCAACACATTGCTGAAGTTCTAGGTTTGACTATCAAACAAGTTGTAATGATTGGTGAAGATATTAAAGTTATCGCTGAACCGAGAAAGGAAGTATCAGATGTTTACAGGAATAATTGA
- the ribE gene encoding riboflavin synthase, translating into MFTGIIEEMGTMKSMEHVSDQAVKLKIGSDSVISDVNSGDSIAVNGICLTVTDYNSENFQVDVMPETIKSTSLSALKPGSKVNLERSMAANGRFGGHFVSGHIDGKGKIIRKERQENAVYYDVQIAKELAPFFIKKGSVAVDGISLTVFHVEENTFTISLIPHTVSETVLGEKNKGDTVNIECDMLAKYMQQMLEQQKQNSEN; encoded by the coding sequence ATGTTTACAGGAATAATTGAAGAAATGGGCACCATGAAAAGTATGGAACATGTATCTGATCAGGCAGTTAAGCTGAAAATTGGCTCTGACAGCGTTATATCGGACGTAAACTCAGGGGACAGCATAGCGGTTAATGGCATCTGTCTAACTGTTACGGATTATAATTCGGAAAATTTTCAAGTGGATGTCATGCCTGAGACAATCAAATCCACTTCTCTGAGTGCATTAAAGCCAGGATCCAAGGTGAATTTGGAAAGATCCATGGCGGCAAATGGCAGATTTGGTGGTCATTTTGTTTCCGGTCATATTGATGGCAAGGGAAAGATTATTCGGAAGGAAAGACAAGAGAATGCGGTTTATTATGATGTTCAAATCGCTAAAGAACTTGCCCCATTTTTCATAAAAAAAGGATCAGTAGCTGTGGACGGAATCAGTTTGACTGTTTTTCATGTGGAGGAGAATACATTTACGATTTCCCTAATCCCACATACCGTCTCAGAAACTGTCCTAGGTGAAAAAAATAAAGGGGATACCGTTAATATCGAGTGTGATATGCTCGCTAAATATATGCAACAGATGCTGGAGCAACAAAAGCAAAACAGTGAAAATTAA
- a CDS encoding bifunctional 3,4-dihydroxy-2-butanone-4-phosphate synthase/GTP cyclohydrolase II, translating to MFHTIEEAVSDLKAGKPVIVVDDENRENEGDLVALSQHVTPEMINFMITHAKGLVCTSIKADLADKIGLPLMTSQSTDPFGTAFTVSVDHKDSTTGISAKERSQTIQALVNPDVEVTDFKQPGHVFPLIAKEGGVLRRPGHTEASVDLASLSGAFPSGVICEIIKDDGEMARVPELKNMAETFDLKIITIEALIDYRKNKSSHIKREVETILPTEFGTFKIFGYTNDLDDKEHIALVKGDIDSNSDDAILTRIHSECLTGDVFGSHRCDCGPQLHQALAEIEEAGRGVLIYMRQEGRGIGLINKLRAYKLQDEGFDTVEANEQLGFAPDLRKYDFSAQILKDLGVKNIHLLTNNPEKIKALESFGITMQSRLPIQTNMREENESYMKTKYVKLGHLLSFHH from the coding sequence ATGTTTCATACAATCGAAGAGGCAGTTTCAGATTTAAAAGCAGGAAAGCCGGTTATCGTTGTAGATGATGAGAATAGAGAAAACGAAGGTGACTTAGTTGCGCTGTCTCAACATGTGACACCAGAAATGATTAACTTTATGATTACACATGCAAAAGGATTAGTGTGTACATCGATTAAAGCAGATTTAGCTGATAAAATAGGGTTGCCTCTAATGACTAGTCAGAGTACAGATCCATTTGGCACAGCCTTTACTGTATCTGTTGATCACAAAGATTCAACAACAGGAATTAGTGCAAAAGAGCGGTCTCAAACCATTCAAGCGCTCGTTAATCCAGATGTGGAGGTAACAGATTTTAAACAACCGGGACATGTTTTCCCATTGATTGCAAAAGAGGGCGGGGTCTTGAGGCGACCTGGGCATACGGAAGCTTCGGTTGATTTAGCATCATTAAGCGGGGCATTTCCTTCAGGTGTCATTTGTGAAATAATTAAAGATGATGGCGAGATGGCAAGGGTTCCTGAACTAAAGAATATGGCGGAAACATTCGACTTGAAAATAATAACCATTGAAGCACTAATCGACTATCGAAAAAATAAATCAAGTCATATTAAGCGGGAAGTAGAAACAATTTTACCAACTGAATTCGGGACATTTAAAATATTTGGTTATACAAATGACCTGGATGATAAAGAACATATTGCGTTAGTAAAAGGAGACATTGATTCTAATTCAGATGATGCAATTTTGACGCGGATTCATTCCGAGTGTCTTACAGGAGATGTCTTTGGATCCCATCGCTGTGATTGTGGCCCGCAGCTCCATCAAGCACTGGCGGAAATTGAAGAAGCTGGACGTGGCGTTTTAATTTATATGCGACAAGAGGGCCGTGGTATTGGACTGATCAATAAACTTCGTGCATACAAACTGCAGGATGAAGGGTTCGATACGGTGGAAGCCAATGAACAGCTGGGATTTGCTCCGGATTTGCGAAAATATGATTTTAGTGCACAAATTTTAAAGGATTTGGGAGTGAAAAATATCCACCTTTTAACCAATAACCCTGAAAAAATAAAGGCACTGGAGTCGTTTGGAATAACGATGCAGTCACGTCTTCCTATACAAACAAATATGCGGGAAGAAAATGAAAGCTACATGAAAACGAAATATGTTAAATTAGGGCATTTACTATCATTTCATCACTAA
- the ribH gene encoding 6,7-dimethyl-8-ribityllumazine synthase, translating to MGRTLEGNLVGSDLKIGIVVARFNEFITGKLLEGAVGTLKRHGVTDDNIDIAWVPGAFEIPLIAGKMANNPAYDAVITLGTVIRGSTPHFDYVCNEAAKGVSNASVQSGKPVIFGILTTETIEQAVERAGTKAGNKGAEAAVSAIEMANLIKVIEE from the coding sequence ATGGGAAGAACACTTGAAGGAAATCTGGTAGGCAGTGATTTGAAAATAGGAATTGTTGTAGCGAGATTTAATGAATTTATCACTGGTAAATTACTGGAGGGTGCAGTTGGCACATTGAAAAGACATGGGGTAACGGATGATAATATAGATATCGCATGGGTTCCCGGTGCATTTGAGATCCCTTTAATTGCCGGGAAAATGGCAAACAATCCAGCTTATGATGCAGTGATTACGCTAGGTACGGTGATTCGAGGCTCAACGCCGCATTTTGATTATGTATGTAATGAAGCTGCCAAGGGTGTATCCAATGCATCTGTCCAATCCGGAAAGCCGGTAATCTTTGGGATCCTCACAACAGAAACGATTGAACAAGCAGTGGAACGTGCAGGAACCAAGGCTGGAAACAAAGGAGCAGAAGCAGCAGTGTCTGCGATTGAAATGGCAAACCTCATAAAAGTAATCGAGGAATAA